A region of Lycium barbarum isolate Lr01 chromosome 1, ASM1917538v2, whole genome shotgun sequence DNA encodes the following proteins:
- the LOC132638961 gene encoding protein EXORDIUM-like 3, whose product MNFPATFYLAGIFLFFLASPINGFRPWPNQKPNTTNLLYGPSKKFEGSSDLIQLKYHMGPVLTANVTVYPIWYGKWDKAQKRIIREFINSISAVDSKPPSVNGWWKTVQRYTDQTGANISSNVHIGAEKKDRLYSHGKSLTRLSIQSVIKAAVSASTRPLPINSKSGVYLLLTSDDVYVQDFCQNVCGFHYFTFPSIVGYTLPYAWVGNSGKLCPSVCAYPFSVPEYMSGSGFKAAKSPNNDVGVDGMISVIAHEIAELSTNPLVNAWYAGQDPSFPVEIADLCEGIYGSGGGGSYTGQMLNGEHGATYNMNGIRRKFLVQWVWNHVVNYCTGPNALDQ is encoded by the exons ATGAATTTCCCGGCGACTTTCTATCTCGCCggaattttccttttcttcttagCTTCCCCTATTAACGGGTTTCGTCCATGGCCCAACCAAAAGCCCAACACCACCAATTTATTGTACGGCCCATCCAAAAAATTTGAAGGCTCATCGGATTTAATCCAGTTAAAATACCATATGGGCCCTGTTTTAACTGCAAATGTCACCGTTTATCCCATTTGGTATGGTAAATGGGATAAAGCACAGAAAAGAATTATCCGTGAGTTTATTAACTCAATCTCAGCCGTTGATTCCAAACCGCCGTCAGTTAACGGTTGGTGGAAAACGGTCCAGCGTTACACTGACCAAACCGGAGCCAACATATCAAGTAATGTACACATTGGAGCTGAAAAAAAGGACCGGCTTTATTCCCATG GTAAATCGTTAACCCGATTATCCATACAGTCCGTGATAAAAGCTGCAGTCTCAGCAAGTACTCGACCTTTGCCAATAAACTCCAAAAGTGGTGTGTACTTGTTACTAACATCTGATGATGTTTATGTTCAAGATTTTTGCCAAAACGTTTGTGGTTTTCACTACTTCACATTCCCTTCTATTGTTGGTTACACATTACCATATGCATGGGTTGGTAACTCTGGAAAACTATGCCCCAGTGTTTGTGCATACCCGTTTTCTGTACCCGAATACATGTCGGGTTCGGGTTTCAAAGCTGCTAAATCGCCTAATAACGACGTGGGAGTTGATGGTATGATAAGTGTGATAGCTCACGAGATTGCAGAGTTGTCTACTAACCCTTTGGTTAATGCATGGTATGCGGGTCAAGACCCGAGTTTCCCGGTTGAGATAGCGGATCTTTGTGAAGGGATATACGGGTCGGGTGGGGGCGGGTCGTATACGGGTCAAATGTTGAATGGTGAACATGGTGCAACGTACAATATGAATGGGATAAGGAGGAAGTTTTTGGTTCAGTGGGTATGGAACCATGTTGTTAATTATTGTACTGGACCTAATGCACTTGATCAGTAA